A section of the Paenibacillus yonginensis genome encodes:
- a CDS encoding TVP38/TMEM64 family protein — translation MDNNRNGKVGMTGVKWISAFSLLLILAAIVYVAYLIKTGQYAKVMNSVQQLGILGIVAGVFIQAVLNMLPVPGEFSALLLLEVYGPVWGGVYAWIGGIVGSIGGFYLTRWVAKPHVGAVKPALDKMEEWLNRYGDLGLLMIRFVPFVPYHIVNYAAGLLKVGLWGFAWTTAVGILPYSIAMSCLYAGMRNSPWVWAFVLGIGIAAAVWLFFSRRKNVVLDRK, via the coding sequence ATGGACAACAATAGGAACGGCAAAGTGGGCATGACAGGCGTGAAATGGATATCGGCTTTCAGTCTGCTGCTGATTCTTGCCGCCATCGTTTATGTAGCTTATTTAATCAAAACCGGACAATACGCCAAAGTCATGAATTCCGTACAGCAACTGGGGATTTTAGGGATTGTCGCCGGGGTTTTCATCCAGGCGGTGCTCAATATGCTGCCGGTTCCCGGTGAATTTTCCGCTTTGCTGCTGCTGGAGGTGTACGGACCCGTATGGGGAGGCGTTTATGCCTGGATCGGCGGAATCGTAGGTTCCATAGGCGGCTTTTATCTGACCCGCTGGGTGGCTAAACCCCATGTCGGAGCCGTAAAACCGGCGCTCGACAAGATGGAGGAGTGGCTGAACCGGTATGGGGACTTGGGGCTGCTGATGATCCGGTTTGTGCCGTTTGTCCCTTATCATATCGTCAATTATGCGGCGGGGCTTTTGAAAGTGGGATTATGGGGGTTCGCATGGACGACAGCCGTAGGGATTCTACCCTATTCCATAGCGATGAGCTGCCTCTATGCGGGGATGCGGAACAGCCCCTGGGTGTGGGCTTTTGTGCTTGGCATCGGCATTGCCGCGGCGGTCTGGCTGTTTTTTTCCCGGAGAAAAAATGTCGTGCTTGACCGCAAATGA
- a CDS encoding NADPH-dependent FMN reductase, with protein sequence MKIAAIVGSLRKDSFNMRLARYMQEQFKHKLDIEILKIHELPFYNQDIELDPPESVKIFKHKVSMADAVLWITPEYNYSIPGVTKNAIDWLSRVDKVMKGKPSWILGSSMGFLGSVRAQLHLREILFSPSIASPFYPGNEVYIGTAHEKFNEHGELIHEPTKQYLKTVTDHFIEWMESGSWRFSTSSRV encoded by the coding sequence TTGAAAATCGCGGCCATTGTAGGAAGTCTGCGGAAGGATTCCTTTAATATGAGACTAGCACGTTACATGCAGGAACAATTTAAACACAAGCTTGACATAGAAATTTTAAAGATTCATGAGCTGCCTTTTTATAATCAGGATATCGAGCTGGACCCGCCGGAAAGCGTTAAAATCTTTAAACATAAAGTCAGCATGGCCGATGCGGTTTTGTGGATCACACCCGAGTACAACTACTCCATTCCAGGCGTCACCAAAAACGCGATAGACTGGCTGTCGCGCGTAGACAAAGTCATGAAAGGCAAACCTTCCTGGATTCTCGGATCCTCCATGGGGTTTCTGGGCAGCGTGCGCGCCCAGCTCCATCTGCGGGAAATATTGTTTTCGCCCAGCATCGCTTCCCCGTTCTACCCGGGCAATGAAGTTTATATCGGCACAGCCCACGAGAAATTCAACGAGCATGGCGAATTGATCCACGAACCTACCAAACAATATTTGAAGACGGTCACCGACCATTTTATCGAATGGATGGAATCAGGCTCCTGGCGGTTCAGTACGAGCAGCAGAGTTTAA